A single region of the Zootoca vivipara chromosome 2, rZooViv1.1, whole genome shotgun sequence genome encodes:
- the LOC118081303 gene encoding nuclear factor 7, brain, producing MAEGFQQALTCSVCLDVFTEPVLLRCGHCFCQKCITASWDSQGGAPSCPDCRAPCPDRHFTPNHLLRNLAQKAREAQEDGESAEQGLLCAQHDCTLQLFCITDEDPVCFCCVNSPAHAGHKFSSLKDSAEHYKRKLDKVLGGLETRIKQQEQQEGRQEENIRSLRNSADSFRKTIEDEFTLLQRFLSQRKDAVLAQLDEDENDGRLNMMAHLWEIREGLSADREMMSQGKAKMEQTDSAAFLLGVQKLLNKLPAEKEAEGVGNQVDCPVVRRELCLGKFKGPLQYLAWSKMRSIVRTGVDPITLDCTTAPPEYTFLLQNYRTVFGLLKKPSNYPEIFQDSPVVLGKEGFHSGRHYWEVEVQNKGDWLIGVALESIPKQKGKDPTSLTDKMWCLEPTEEDSEPQNGSSWWKVGVYLDYKGGQVSFYDVAAGSHLCTHTARFSEKVYPFFQPTPAAFRQKRTISLKTCHS from the exons ATGGCGGAGGGTTTTCAGCAAGCTCTGACTTGTTCCGTCTGCCTCGATGTGTTTACTGAGCCTGTGTTGCTTAGATGCGGGCACTGCTTCTGCCAGAAATGCATCACCGCCTCCTGGGACAGCCAAGGGGGAGCTCCTAGCTGCCCTGACTGCCGGGCCCCCTGTCCTGACAGGCATTTCACACCCAACCACTTGCTGAGAAACTTGGCCCAAAAGGCAAGAGAGGCCCAGGAAGACGGAGAAAGTGCTGAGCAGGGGTTGCTCTGCGCACAACACGATTGCACTTTGCAGCTCTTCTGCATCACCGATGAGGACCccgtttgtttttgctgtgtgaATTCGCCTGCCCATGCCGGGCACAAGTTCAGCTCCTTGAAAGACTCTGCTGAGCACTACAAG CGGAAGCTGGACAAAGTTCTAGGTGGCCTGGAAACCAGAATTAAACAACAAGAGCAGCAAGAAGGACGTCAAGAAGAAAACATACGTTCCTTGAGA AACTCAGCTGATTCCTTTCGCAAGACAATTGAGGACGAGTTCACTTTGCTGCAGCGATTCCTGAGCCAGAGGAAAGATGCAGTACTGGCCCAGCTAGATGAGGATGAAAACGATGGACGCCTGAACATGATGGCACATCTCTGGGAGATCCGGGAGGGCCTGTCTGCAGACAGAGAGATGATGAGCCAGGGAAAGGCCAAAATGGAACAGACGGATTCAGCTGCCTTCCTCCTG ggTGTCCAGAAGCTCCTAAATAA gctccctgctgaaaaggaGGCTGAGGGCGTAGGAAACCAGGTTGACTGTCCTGTTGTCCGCAGGGAACTTTGCCTGGGCAAGTTCAAGGGTCCACTGCAATACCTAGCATGGAGTAAGATGAGATCCATCGTCAGAACAG GAGTAGATCCAATCACCTTGGACTGCACCACTGCTCCTCCTGAATACACTTTCTTATTACAAAACTATCGTACGGTGTTTGGACTGCTTAAGAAACCCTCGAACTACCCAGAGATATTTCAGGACTCTCCtgttgtgctggggaaagaggggTTCCATTCAGGAAGACACTACTGGGAGGTTGAGGTCCAAAATAAGGGAGACTGGTTGATTGGCGTAGCCTTGGAGTCCATCCCGAAGCAAAAAGGCAAGGATCCCACTTCTCTGACGGACAAGATGTGGTGTCTGGAGCCAACAGAGGAGGATAGCGAGCCTCAAAATGGATCGTCCTGGTGGAAGGTCGGCGTGTACCTGGACTACAAGGGAGGCCAAGTTTCTTTCTATGATGTAGCAGCCGGGTCTCACCTCTGCACACACACGGCCCGTTTCAGCGAAAAAGTCTACCCTTTCTTCCAACCTACACCAGCTGCTTTCAGGCAAAAACGCACCATAAGCTTGAAAACCTGCCACAGTTAG